Proteins from a single region of Lysinibacillus sp. JNUCC-52:
- a CDS encoding acyl-CoA dehydrogenase family protein, translated as MKELFIKTERQHYWLEQLATIAEPIKSEAVAVDEQSRFPFEAHKLLLQIGYPKLTLPKEYGGEGLSVYDMILVQETLASYDENASLSLGWTLGVVGEIYDKKLWTDDILQAFALEVQKGAIINRAVSELATGSPTRGGRPGTTAVSTDNGWLLNGRKIFTTASPVLDYFLTSAWIEEKGQIGFFLIHKDVTGLSIVENWEMSAMRGTSSHDLVLENVVVPKNYLVELPNHPSGGKINGWILHIPATYLGIAQAARDYALHFANHHQPNSLNAPISTLPNVQQLLGDIELKLHQARFVLYGVAEAYDDPARRATLTNEMAVAKHTVTNLAIDIVDKAMRVVGAKSLQLTNPLQRYYRNVRAGLHNPPMDDMTIIKLATAAIEQQKLKEQ; from the coding sequence TTGAAAGAGTTATTTATTAAAACTGAGCGCCAGCATTACTGGTTGGAGCAGCTTGCAACAATTGCGGAGCCAATTAAATCTGAGGCTGTAGCAGTCGATGAGCAATCGCGCTTTCCATTTGAGGCACATAAGCTACTATTACAGATCGGCTATCCAAAACTAACATTACCGAAAGAATATGGCGGAGAGGGATTATCTGTTTACGATATGATACTCGTTCAAGAAACGCTAGCTAGCTACGACGAAAACGCCTCTCTTTCACTAGGATGGACACTTGGCGTTGTTGGTGAAATATATGACAAGAAACTATGGACAGACGATATTCTCCAAGCGTTTGCCTTGGAAGTACAAAAAGGTGCCATCATAAATCGAGCGGTCAGTGAATTAGCAACTGGTAGTCCGACACGAGGTGGTCGCCCTGGTACTACAGCTGTATCTACAGATAATGGCTGGTTATTAAATGGCCGTAAAATATTTACGACTGCTTCACCTGTACTCGATTATTTTTTAACTTCTGCTTGGATTGAAGAAAAGGGACAAATCGGCTTCTTCCTTATTCATAAAGATGTAACGGGGCTATCCATTGTAGAAAACTGGGAAATGTCTGCAATGCGTGGCACAAGCAGTCATGATTTAGTGTTAGAGAATGTCGTTGTCCCTAAAAACTATTTAGTAGAATTGCCGAATCATCCAAGTGGCGGCAAAATTAATGGCTGGATTTTACATATTCCAGCAACTTATTTAGGGATTGCACAGGCCGCTCGTGACTATGCGTTACATTTTGCTAATCATCATCAACCAAATAGCTTAAATGCCCCAATTAGTACATTACCTAATGTACAGCAGCTATTAGGTGATATTGAATTAAAGCTTCATCAGGCACGCTTTGTACTTTATGGAGTAGCAGAGGCTTATGATGATCCAGCTAGACGCGCTACTTTAACGAATGAGATGGCGGTTGCAAAGCACACGGTGACAAATCTCGCGATTGATATTGTAGATAAAGCGATGCGTGTCGTCGGAGCTAAAAGTTTGCAGCTTACGAATCCACTACAGCGCTATTATCGCAATGTGCGTGCAGGGTTACATAACCCACCAATGGATGATATGACAATTATAAAACTAGCAACAGCTGCTATTGAGCAGCAGAAACTAAAGGAACAATAA
- a CDS encoding transporter substrate-binding domain-containing protein encodes MFKQKKKLFQFAAVGLASLAILAGCSSGEASKNETEDGVKVRTVKVAYDQASKPISYIDDKGNPTGYDVEVMKLVDELLPEYKFEYVGTTSDDLLIGVEQGKYQVGVKNAFFTQERTEKFIFPKEFLGLSSAGLVLRKEDEGIKTLSDFATKGYSLAPIAANNAQYTIIDEYNKANPTNEVKLQAGDAFTVDVVQWVNEGRVDGGVMIEGPFKQQVLADDGAYHNLKDEVVYNEFAVIKTWPLFNKKEQEFADAYDKAVAQIKEQKKTSELSKEFYGRDLFEVLENVNR; translated from the coding sequence ATGTTCAAACAAAAGAAAAAATTATTTCAATTTGCCGCAGTCGGGTTAGCTTCTCTTGCTATTTTAGCAGGTTGCAGTTCTGGCGAAGCATCTAAAAATGAAACAGAAGATGGGGTTAAAGTTCGTACTGTAAAAGTAGCTTACGATCAAGCTTCTAAGCCAATTAGCTATATTGACGATAAAGGCAATCCAACTGGATATGATGTGGAAGTAATGAAGCTAGTAGATGAATTATTACCTGAATACAAGTTTGAATACGTAGGAACTACAAGTGATGATTTACTAATTGGTGTAGAGCAAGGGAAATACCAAGTAGGTGTAAAAAATGCATTCTTTACACAGGAGCGAACTGAAAAGTTTATTTTCCCAAAAGAGTTTTTAGGGTTAAGTAGTGCAGGTTTGGTGCTACGTAAAGAAGATGAAGGTATAAAAACATTGTCAGATTTTGCAACGAAGGGCTATTCACTAGCGCCAATCGCTGCTAACAATGCACAGTATACAATTATTGATGAGTACAACAAAGCCAATCCAACTAACGAAGTTAAATTACAAGCTGGTGATGCATTCACTGTTGATGTTGTGCAATGGGTAAATGAAGGTCGCGTTGATGGTGGCGTCATGATTGAAGGGCCATTTAAACAGCAAGTATTAGCCGATGATGGGGCTTATCATAACTTAAAAGATGAAGTTGTTTACAACGAATTTGCAGTGATTAAAACATGGCCACTGTTCAATAAAAAAGAGCAAGAATTTGCAGATGCTTACGATAAAGCGGTTGCCCAAATTAAGGAGCAAAAGAAAACAAGTGAATTAAGTAAAGAATTTTATGGCCGTGATTTATTTGAAGTGTTAGAAAACGTTAATCGATAA
- a CDS encoding amino acid ABC transporter permease — protein MKTFYKVGEEMEKYFDASYIWNAIPLLLPFLKITFLVAGSSIVLGTFFGLILAAAKLSSKKVLQKIANLYTTIMRCTPSIVLLFLVYYGVPALAENIGLNLHSIETAFFVVVTFTLQFAAIMSEVIRSAYLAINKGQYEAAVSVGLTPFQAYRRIIFPQALVIALPNFGNGMIALLQEGALAYTIGLIDIVGKANLIIASNINAHALEIYIALAIVYWVLSIVIEKFFAMLEKFFGKGKRTLETT, from the coding sequence GTGAAGACATTTTATAAAGTTGGTGAGGAAATGGAGAAGTATTTTGATGCATCGTACATTTGGAACGCTATTCCCTTATTATTGCCGTTTTTAAAAATCACCTTTTTAGTTGCTGGTTCTTCTATTGTATTAGGTACATTTTTCGGCTTAATATTAGCTGCTGCAAAGTTAAGTTCAAAGAAAGTGTTACAAAAAATAGCGAATTTGTATACAACGATTATGCGTTGTACGCCGTCTATCGTTCTATTATTTCTTGTATATTACGGCGTACCTGCATTAGCGGAAAATATCGGTTTAAATCTTCATTCGATAGAAACAGCGTTCTTTGTAGTCGTAACATTCACATTGCAGTTTGCTGCAATTATGTCAGAAGTCATTAGATCAGCATATTTGGCAATTAACAAGGGGCAGTATGAAGCGGCTGTCAGCGTAGGGTTAACACCATTCCAAGCATATCGCCGTATTATTTTCCCACAAGCACTTGTTATTGCATTGCCGAACTTTGGGAATGGGATGATTGCGTTATTACAAGAGGGCGCATTAGCTTACACAATCGGGTTAATCGATATTGTCGGGAAAGCGAATTTAATTATAGCGAGTAATATCAATGCGCATGCACTAGAAATATATATTGCACTTGCGATTGTCTATTGGGTACTATCGATTGTTATTGAAAAATTCTTTGCTATGTTGGAAAAGTTTTTTGGCAAGGGAAAAAGAACGTTAGAAACGACGTAA
- a CDS encoding amino acid ABC transporter permease produces MNYQFLVETFFVALSGVPIALLVTVVALLVALPLGFLLALTRINKIPIIHHLAKIYVSFVRGTPIIIQIFIIYSSIPLLLKMIFEKYHITYDIYKINPIWYAFIVFAFSTTAILIEVFRSALSTIEKGQLEAAHAVGLTTFQAYRRIIIPQALVVAMPNICTATVNLIKATSLGYAMSLPEITLKAKVAANVGYNYVEAYLDIFIVYLILCSTVEYLFKRYEKHLSKYKMANA; encoded by the coding sequence ATGAACTATCAATTTTTAGTTGAAACCTTTTTTGTGGCATTATCTGGTGTACCGATCGCACTCCTTGTAACAGTCGTTGCGTTGCTCGTTGCCCTACCACTGGGATTTTTATTAGCGCTAACACGCATTAACAAAATTCCAATCATTCATCATCTAGCAAAAATTTATGTATCCTTTGTTCGAGGTACTCCGATTATTATTCAGATTTTCATTATTTATAGTAGCATTCCACTCTTACTAAAAATGATTTTTGAAAAATATCATATTACTTACGATATTTATAAAATCAATCCGATTTGGTATGCGTTCATTGTCTTTGCTTTTAGTACAACAGCAATTTTAATAGAGGTATTCCGCTCGGCGTTAAGTACTATTGAAAAGGGCCAGTTGGAGGCAGCGCATGCGGTCGGTTTAACGACATTTCAAGCCTATCGGCGAATTATTATTCCACAAGCTCTAGTAGTAGCAATGCCGAATATTTGTACAGCCACAGTGAATTTAATAAAAGCGACGTCATTGGGCTATGCCATGTCATTGCCCGAAATAACACTGAAGGCTAAAGTTGCTGCCAATGTTGGCTACAATTATGTGGAAGCATATCTTGATATTTTCATAGTGTATTTAATTTTATGTAGTACGGTTGAATACTTATTTAAGCGGTATGAGAAACATTTGAGCAAATACAAAATGGCAAATGCCTAA
- a CDS encoding amino acid ABC transporter ATP-binding protein: MLQIKNIHKSFGNNEILKGVDLSIDKGDVVVILGPSGSGKTTLLRCINFLEKADQGHATFGNIDVDFQNVKKKDVHAIRQRVAFVFQNYNLFTNKTALENVTEGLVIGRKIAKAEAIEIGKKALDKVGLSEKYDAYPSQLSGGQQQRVGIARAVALNPDIILFDEPTSALDPELVGEVLAVMKNIAKEGTTMLVVTHEMGFAKDVANRVIFMDGGVVVEEGSPHDIFVSPKEERTKKFLKRVTPEDYTFYI; the protein is encoded by the coding sequence ATGTTACAAATCAAAAATATTCATAAATCATTTGGCAACAATGAAATTTTAAAAGGTGTAGACTTATCGATTGATAAAGGGGATGTAGTCGTAATTTTGGGTCCGAGTGGCTCAGGTAAAACGACATTACTGCGGTGCATTAACTTTTTGGAAAAGGCCGATCAAGGGCATGCGACATTTGGAAATATTGATGTGGATTTTCAAAATGTAAAGAAGAAGGATGTTCATGCTATTCGACAACGTGTCGCTTTTGTATTCCAAAATTACAACCTTTTTACGAATAAAACAGCTTTAGAAAATGTTACAGAAGGGCTTGTTATTGGTCGGAAAATAGCAAAGGCAGAGGCCATTGAAATCGGCAAAAAAGCGCTCGATAAAGTGGGGTTATCGGAAAAATATGATGCTTATCCAAGTCAGTTATCAGGTGGTCAACAGCAGCGTGTTGGTATAGCCCGTGCAGTTGCCTTGAATCCAGATATTATTTTGTTTGATGAACCGACATCTGCGCTTGATCCAGAGTTAGTAGGAGAAGTCTTGGCCGTTATGAAAAACATTGCAAAAGAGGGCACGACAATGCTTGTTGTAACGCATGAGATGGGCTTTGCAAAGGATGTAGCAAACCGCGTTATTTTTATGGACGGCGGTGTTGTTGTGGAAGAGGGAAGCCCACATGATATATTCGTTAGTCCGAAAGAGGAGCGCACGAAAAAGTTTTTAAAGCGTGTAACACCAGAGGACTATACGTTTTATATTTAA
- a CDS encoding DUF4184 family protein, whose protein sequence is MELNFTVYRKNLENLQQKINLQKGFKTMPLTFAHPAAVLLFSRKSKYINFSAMVFGSMSPDFEYFLRGQPQGEIGHTFIGFITLNLPLVALIYFIYHFFIHQTLVSHLPILLQDTYTKKVDSNIMVNLVVFIYSALFGMFTHVVWDSFTHINGYMVLNFPAVFTKIYRIYDFEIPLYKLLQHGSTLIGIIFIIGYLYFRALSQRHENTNVCIKRKLIYWSTLFLVTSVLVIVWYVIDYVSILNYGIFVVRIIDSFFISLLLISSYLKYSPLQLD, encoded by the coding sequence ATGGAGTTGAACTTCACAGTTTATCGAAAAAATTTAGAGAACTTACAGCAAAAGATAAATTTACAAAAGGGGTTTAAAACAATGCCACTCACTTTTGCACATCCTGCTGCCGTCTTGCTGTTCTCCAGAAAAAGCAAATACATTAATTTCTCTGCAATGGTTTTCGGTAGCATGTCTCCAGACTTTGAATATTTTTTAAGAGGTCAACCTCAGGGTGAAATAGGGCATACTTTTATAGGTTTTATTACTTTAAATCTACCATTAGTAGCTTTAATCTACTTTATATATCATTTCTTTATTCACCAAACCTTAGTTAGTCATTTGCCTATTTTACTTCAAGATACTTATACCAAAAAAGTAGATTCTAATATAATGGTGAATTTAGTAGTCTTTATTTATTCTGCACTGTTTGGCATGTTTACTCATGTAGTGTGGGATTCCTTTACTCATATAAATGGGTATATGGTGCTTAATTTCCCTGCAGTTTTTACCAAAATCTATAGGATTTATGATTTTGAAATACCTTTGTATAAGTTATTACAACATGGTAGTACTTTAATTGGAATAATTTTTATAATTGGTTATTTGTATTTTAGAGCTTTATCGCAAAGGCATGAAAATACCAATGTTTGTATTAAGCGTAAACTCATATATTGGTCAACATTATTTCTAGTGACATCAGTATTAGTTATTGTTTGGTATGTTATAGACTATGTTTCAATTTTAAATTACGGAATATTTGTTGTCAGAATAATAGATTCTTTTTTTATAAGTTTATTACTAATATCAAGCTACTTAAAATATAGCCCATTGCAATTAGATTGA
- a CDS encoding YfcC family protein — protein sequence MANLQEDNNLEEPKIKGINAFVLMFIIILVMSALTYIIPAGQYDRVESNGRMVVDPESFHYIDSSPVGFLQIFNSVHLGLLEGASIILFVFLFGGALGIMQKTGAIDSFIKVMASKFGKKEYVLIPILILIFGSLGTLIGSAEDTLVYIAIIIPLTMALGMDAITGFAIVMLGTLATGFTSGITNPFNIGVAQTIAELPMYSGMSYRIIVFFVFYLLTVIYIIRHAKKVKKDPSKGIYGKFKPEESVEISLDFKMSGRHLLALLVLLANFVALIVGVIKFQWYISEIGGVFLLSSIIMSVICKMSPNQMAEGFISGARDMVEGALIIGFAQTILVITTAGGLIDTILHFVANAVSVLPASINAVGMFLLQLCLNFLVPSGSGQAALTMPIMTPLADLIGVSRQTAVLAFQFGDGISNMVIPTSGVLLAGLAIAGIPFSKWFKWVFPYFAIQTTLAIILLIIAHAMNYGPF from the coding sequence ATGGCAAATCTACAGGAAGATAATAATTTAGAAGAGCCTAAAATTAAAGGAATCAATGCATTTGTTTTAATGTTTATCATTATTTTAGTAATGAGTGCTCTTACGTATATTATTCCAGCAGGTCAGTACGACCGTGTGGAGAGTAATGGTCGAATGGTAGTGGATCCAGAATCATTTCACTATATTGATTCAAGTCCAGTTGGCTTTCTTCAAATATTTAATAGTGTCCATTTAGGGTTGCTAGAAGGTGCCTCCATTATTTTATTTGTATTTTTATTTGGTGGAGCACTTGGTATCATGCAAAAAACGGGAGCTATTGATTCATTTATTAAAGTAATGGCTTCGAAGTTTGGCAAGAAGGAATATGTACTGATTCCTATACTGATTTTAATCTTTGGTAGTTTAGGAACTTTAATCGGTTCAGCAGAGGATACGCTCGTATACATTGCGATTATTATTCCGCTAACGATGGCTCTTGGAATGGACGCCATAACAGGATTTGCAATCGTGATGCTAGGGACGTTAGCCACTGGCTTTACATCGGGGATTACGAATCCATTTAACATCGGAGTTGCCCAAACAATAGCTGAATTGCCAATGTATTCGGGTATGTCCTATAGAATTATTGTATTTTTTGTTTTTTATCTTTTAACAGTAATTTATATTATACGACATGCAAAAAAAGTGAAAAAAGATCCGTCTAAAGGAATTTACGGGAAATTTAAGCCAGAAGAAAGTGTTGAAATATCTTTAGACTTTAAAATGAGTGGACGCCACTTATTAGCATTGCTTGTGTTATTAGCGAATTTTGTCGCATTAATCGTTGGTGTTATTAAATTCCAATGGTATATCAGTGAAATTGGTGGCGTGTTCCTACTAAGCAGTATCATTATGTCAGTTATTTGTAAAATGAGTCCGAATCAAATGGCTGAAGGCTTTATTTCTGGAGCTAGAGATATGGTAGAGGGTGCACTTATCATAGGATTTGCTCAAACTATTTTAGTAATTACTACGGCTGGTGGCTTAATTGATACGATTTTACATTTTGTAGCGAACGCAGTAAGTGTATTACCTGCTTCTATTAATGCGGTTGGCATGTTCTTATTACAGCTTTGCTTAAACTTCTTAGTCCCATCAGGAAGTGGACAAGCTGCTTTAACAATGCCAATTATGACACCGTTAGCAGATTTAATTGGGGTATCAAGACAGACAGCAGTATTGGCTTTCCAATTTGGAGATGGCATTTCAAACATGGTCATTCCTACGAGTGGTGTATTATTAGCAGGTCTAGCAATTGCGGGTATTCCATTCTCTAAATGGTTTAAATGGGTATTCCCATACTTCGCAATTCAAACTACTTTAGCAATAATATTACTAATAATCGCACATGCTATGAATTATGGACCGTTTTAA
- a CDS encoding M20 metallopeptidase family protein gives MIETTDLKQQVIAWRQHLHMHPELSHQEYETASYIYNQLITFPHLEVNRLTETSVCAILKGTKTDGNGHTILLRADIDALPIEEETDLPFKSKNPGVMHACGHDAHPSMLMGAAKALAERGTDFNGEIRFVFQHAEEVTPGGAAQLVSLGITENVDYAFALHVSPDYKVGQFAMKDGKFTAAADDFEIKIYGRGSHASMPEVAIDPLLIGSEIVVALQTIVSRKVPSIHAPVLTVAQFHCGTALNIIADTAELGGTIRSLDATVRVDARRHLEKIVNGIASMHGATVEIKWELGCPSVTNDKELTALSRRIAGDIVGADVQELPAPMFGTEDFADFSEAVPSSMQFIGVHNDDFGEAYPLHHPRFKIDEEALIYGVRYFENIARTLCP, from the coding sequence ATGATAGAAACAACAGATTTAAAACAACAAGTCATTGCCTGGAGACAGCATTTACATATGCATCCAGAGTTATCACATCAAGAATATGAAACAGCAAGCTATATTTATAATCAATTAATAACATTCCCACATTTAGAAGTGAATCGCTTAACGGAAACGAGTGTTTGTGCAATTTTAAAAGGCACAAAGACAGATGGTAATGGTCATACTATTTTATTGCGTGCTGACATCGATGCTTTGCCTATTGAGGAAGAGACTGATTTGCCGTTTAAATCAAAAAATCCAGGTGTTATGCATGCATGTGGGCATGATGCACATCCATCTATGTTAATGGGAGCTGCAAAAGCATTAGCCGAGCGCGGAACAGATTTTAATGGTGAAATTCGCTTTGTTTTCCAACATGCAGAGGAAGTAACACCAGGGGGAGCTGCTCAACTTGTTTCCTTAGGGATTACGGAAAACGTAGATTATGCATTTGCATTACATGTTAGCCCTGATTATAAAGTAGGTCAGTTTGCCATGAAGGATGGGAAGTTTACAGCAGCCGCAGATGATTTTGAGATTAAGATTTATGGACGTGGTAGCCATGCATCAATGCCTGAAGTAGCTATTGATCCGTTATTAATTGGTTCGGAAATTGTCGTTGCACTACAAACAATCGTGTCGCGTAAAGTACCAAGCATCCATGCACCTGTCTTAACGGTAGCACAATTCCATTGTGGCACAGCATTAAATATTATCGCTGATACTGCTGAGCTAGGCGGTACAATACGTTCTCTAGATGCGACAGTACGTGTCGATGCGCGTCGTCATTTAGAAAAGATTGTAAATGGTATAGCATCCATGCACGGAGCGACAGTAGAGATTAAGTGGGAGCTTGGCTGTCCTTCTGTAACAAACGATAAGGAGCTAACGGCTTTGTCACGTCGCATAGCGGGTGATATTGTTGGAGCGGATGTACAAGAATTACCTGCACCCATGTTTGGTACAGAAGATTTTGCAGACTTTTCAGAGGCTGTCCCTTCTTCTATGCAGTTCATAGGGGTGCATAACGATGATTTTGGTGAAGCCTATCCATTGCATCATCCTCGCTTTAAAATTGATGAAGAAGCCCTTATTTACGGTGTACGCTATTTTGAAAATATCGCACGGACATTATGTCCATAA